In Plasmodium coatneyi strain Hackeri chromosome 8, complete sequence, the genomic stretch TGTCTGCCTTGATCATAGCTAGTTAAAAACTGAATGGGTCTCGTTACCTATTGGAGCTGTTCGGAAGAAGGGCGTCCAAAAtttacactttttccatGTACCCGAATTGCAACACAGGGGAATGCATTGAAGGTCTGCGCTGTATTGAGAAGAACACGATTCAGTCTCTTCGCAAAAATGATCACTACCCACAATGGTATGCACAACGACAACGGAGGAATGGGCCTGAACGGTGAAGTAAACGAAGCAGCGGAGGCAGAGAGCATAATGGACGACTGTCAGTGCGTGACTCACCCCCTTGGTGACGACACTGTCCTGTTGAGCTCATTCCTCTATGAATATTTGGTGGACAATTTTGAGTCCATCCACCTGGTTCTGAACTCACGCAAAGTGAAAGATTCCCTTTTGGGTCATGTAAAGGAGAAGGCACAAGAATTAAAAATGCGGATGGAAAACTGCACACATGGACCGCAGGGGGACGGTGGAACAATATTACGTGGATGTGATAAAACCCTGCAAAAGATCCGTCAGATTCACCTGGACGGGCTTCTTCTGCTCAGCACTGATGAAGCAGACGTGGAGTATAACCACAACTTGGTTAAAGTGGGAATCGATCTGCACCTAGACAGAGGCATCGCAACGGTCACTTCTAACGAATGTACCCTCATCAGCAGGATGTGGAACTACCACCTTGATGGGATTATCACGGGGGGGGTCAACATGGGAAATACCCACCCGAAGGAAGCACAGGAGAAGGGGCCAAACGGGGCAGACACGTCGAAGGGGGTAGCCACGCAAAACCAACTCAAAGTGGTTCTCAGAAGAAGCTGCATCAACGACAGCAGCACACAGGAAGAAGATCGCGAAATCGTCAACCAGCTCATTAACACCATCATGTTGCACTCCATAAGTGGAGAAACCaaattggaggaaaaaaaaaaaaaaattttattccaaAATGTTCATGAATGGTGTTATCCCCCCTCTTCATCAACAAATGATATACAAAGCAGAGTCCACCGGATCAATGCCCTCCTGTTCGATCTGTTCGAGCCTGAATTTTACAACTCCACTTTGAAAAAGAGCAACTCCATAGAGTACAAAGAATTGTATGAGCAGTATCATAACGTCATGATCAAATCGAAGCACATAAAATTGAATGATTTGTTTGTGGAGTACCTCCTGCTCGATTCGGTTTTCCTCCCAAGTTACGTCAAACGGAACACGCTACGGGCAGTACAGGAAGAGGACAATGAGTACTCCTCCTTCGATTCATACTCGGACGCATCATCGGATGTGTCAGAGGAAGGAACCCACTCAGAAGCGAAAAGTGCACACATGGGTTGTGACACCGTCGTAGAAGAATCGACTGAGTTGGGATGCCACAAAAACGACCTCACTCACAATTACATCCCGGATGATAGATGTGAAAAACGCAAACGAAAGGACCTCTTCAAGAATGAGCAGTTCCGAAGCCAATTGGAGGAAATACAACAAGCCATCGAGGCACTCAACGGAAGTGTCTTCCTACGAgtgaattacaaaaatttgaaaaagggcTCCTTCGTCAACAATTTCAGTCTAGAGGTTAACACCCTATATGATGCCCTGCTAATGTTAAAAAGCTGCACAGACGTTTACAAGACGTTGAAGCAGGAGCAAAAGAACAGAGACAACTACCTCATTCTATCAAAATACATAAATCTAAACATCTGCTTCCTCTTCGATGTGTATGTTTATTCCAACAGTATAGTGGCCGTGTCTCAAAAATGCCTCAATTATTACTTCGACTTTTTATCCAAACCGGATATAATTGAAGAAGTCGTACAGACCATAAGTGTCTTCTTCAAAAAACACATTAAGGACACCTTCCCCCAGGACCACTACATTCTGCAGTTATACATCCACACGGttaaaaaaacgaataagaaaaaggttCTCCTTATAAATGCAAAAAGCTGGCTCTTCAAAAACAAGCATCCTCTTCTTacaaacaattttttcaccaATTATTTGTTCACCGATGGGGTGGATGAACATCGTGGTCACCCAAATTCGCGGGGCATCTACAAAATTgatgcttcctcctttgcgGTACAACCCCTGACGGTACATAAAAGTGAAAGCGGTGAGGTGCACATGACAACCAACATAACAGAACCTTCGTCGCAACATGTCAcgcaggaaaaggaagaaacggaCAACCAAGCCGGTACTGCCAAAGAGGAAACACAATCTGACCTGTACGTTTGTGATGGTATCCTCTACTACTGCATTACGAAGGATGAGGCGATCTACAAGAAGAACGCGAATTTGTACCCGAAGGTAATACGGCAGAGATGATGCCCTCGCAGGGGTGTAAGCGCTTTATCATGCGTGTTTAAATTTTGCATGCCACGTCTTCCCACGCTATTATCGCTTTACCATTtcccttcactttttcactACGCAGGACTTAAACTACGTCAAGGAGGGCGAAATCGACATGGACAATCTGCTAGAGACGATCAAAATGCAAAACGGCGGCGCTCTTCCCTGAGCAggccatttttgcaaaataaaaattgcaaacaTTGAAGTGAGGTTCATTTGGGAAGGATtgcacgggaaaaaaaaaaggcataaacACAGAAAAGTTAAGAATGGTAAAcaaatgtatgcatgtaccTGCGTACTTACGATGAACTCCCGCCGGGGTTAAAGTGGAAGCTGGTCCCGCAGGGACACACGGACGTGACGTTCGGGTTGGTGAAGATAAACCGCTCCGTCAGGTCGTCCCTGTAATAATCGAGCGTCGTGTTAATAACATACAGAACACACTTACTGTCGATCGCAAGGAGGATCTTCTCCCTACAGTCGTCTTCGAAGATCAGCTCATCATTCGCATGGAGCTCACTCCTATGGACGAAGTTGAAGGAGTGAGTTAATCCATTGCATcccttaattatataaaataattttaaaacataattttttgtgtccTTATCTTCTTTGCTATGATATTCTttgatcaatttttttatttcgtcttttgctttttccgtTATCGTTAcgatgtcttttttttttccttgtctcTTCTTTAGTAGCCTTTCCAATTTTACTTCTTCATCGTGTCCACCCGCGTTGGAGTTTTTTTCACTCTGGGTGGAGGATTTCACCGTGCCGCCACTTTCTTCGCCCCGCCGATCCAACGAGACAAACTCATTCAATTCGTTCAGCAGATACTCCTTCCCCCGTTTTTCACTTTCACCATTTGGGCCAAAACTGGCCATAAAGTGTGCCCCACGATTGGTGCTAATCTTTGCCCCCAATTCGGCTTTGCTATCCGCCGGACGGGGAGACTGTCTCCCCCCAAAGGACTCCTCAAACGGATCACTTCTCTTATTTCTGCTTATCCTGACCACCAAGTGGTCCAGCCGGTTGGGTACTACCTCCCCTTTTACATGAGCACCATATACCCCCTTACTGGGAATGTTGGTTTTCCCCAAGTGGTACGCGCACCTACAGGGGCCACAAAACATCATTCGGTTTACCCTCAACAGGTGGAGTAGTCGTTTTGAAAAAGCTTCCGTGGACATCTTCCATACATTTTGTGCGCTTCTTTTCCGTGTGGCACCGTGGTTGTTGCGTGGGCTCACCGCGGTGGGGCATTCCTTTGGAAAGGACCCCCTTCTTGGCATCGCCGCCTGGTGAACGTGCTCCTTCGGTTTCTTCGCTTGTAGCACATGTTATGTCATGTTATGGTGAACATGCCCGTTCATGcgatatcattttttttttccctcaaaaTGTTACGGCTATGCACAGATCGAGCGATTTCCACTCCCCCccggatggaaaaaaaaaataataaaacaatcACTAGCATATAACAAAATTCCCCTTGGGGTGTTAAAAGAAGTACACTCGTCctgtttttcaaaaatgagtGTACATGTGAGTGGAGAAcaaatttccttttcattttaattaccCCTTTGCGCAACTTTGCAAAGCTGAATGCACAGTTTACATGTgcaacaggaaaaaaaaaaagcgcctCCAAAAAAGAGGACTGGCGCGGAATAGGACGAAATAAAGTAGAACGAatgtttaaataaatttctttccttagctGCGTTGCCTTTTTTAGCAATTTCGCGTAACACCACTCGCCCAGGCGGTTTTGCGAGCGCTTTGTTTTATgtacgcacatatgtatgtgttggtttttttttttttttttttttccaccaaaTAATGATGTTATGAGGTGGAGCAAGGGGGCGGCCTTCTCCCCATTGCAGGCGTTCCAAAAAGGCACAACGtggaagtttttttctttttattcgtCCACTTTATCGACTTCCTGCCAAAATTGCAATGCCGTGTGTTCCCGCTTCTTCCTTGTTTGTCTGCCTATTCGCGAAAAATGCTGGAAGACAGCCCCAATGGGGAGGTATTCCCCACAAGGAACGCCACACCATCAAACACTTGTTGTAGCAATTCGCTAACATACGAACCACTTCCACtagtaggaaaaaagtaaggtGTCCTTTCTGATGGGTTATCCTCACCCCCGTTTTGAAAACACATTCAAAAGGAATGCTAAGTAGTCTGGCACATGTACGTTTCtatttatgtatgtttttggttggggggaggggaaaggAATCCCTCCCCAGGGAGGTtatgaaaaagggaacctTGCAACATAGCACGTCCCAACACGTGGCAACATTCCCTTTTGCATTTATTGAAGAAGCCAAAGGTgtccattaaaaaaaaaaagttatcaataaaaaaggagcaacgTAACCGCAGTGTGGCCGATCATCCGCTTAACGTTGTGCCTTCTGTCATGCCCACGAACATGGGCCATCCCACCCATTTTATCCATTCGAAAAGGAACGTTAACGTCCCACTTTAAACTGTAAGAGAAGCCTCCATATTGGAAAGGCCCGCAGCTTAGgtcttccattttgctcCCTTTGCACGAAGCAACAAAAGGaggggagaaaagaaaaagaaaaaaacagtcatatgtgtacatatatatacatatctaCAAGTGAACATCTGGCAATCCTGTCTTGCGTGCTCCaccacaataaaaaaaaagccgcttcgaaaagggaagggaatgtTAGTGGCCAAGTTGAAGCTCTGCGAGGTTGAGAAACGactgaaggggaaaaaaaaattatccccaTGTTGGAAGCGAGACGCGAAATAGTAAAGAAGCGTGAAATCTCTCAACGCTcgtagcaaaaaaaaaaaaaaaaaaaaaaaaaaggagagctGAATTTAACGGCATGCACACAACGTCATTAGACACCGGGGGTGATGAGTTTGCCCAGCAGCGCCACATACCACATACATGTGAAAAACGCAAACGCGTAAAAATATACTTTCACATGAGGAAATTCCTCCGTTCGTCTTCTTACCTGAGAAGGGTTCCTCTCCATTATCGTGGCACCCACCCATCGGTAACTACCCACTTGAACACCCTCCCCCCCCTACCAAGATGTACGCCAAAGGGGGGAACGCGCAAAACGGGCCCAACGGCCCGAACGACGAAAATTACCGAAATGACGAAAACTgcgaaaataataaaatgaacatgaacaactacaaaaatattatgcacaatcagaagaaaaaaaaactgggtCTGATGGACATGGATTATTTAGACAAGGCCGTGAATTTTAGCAAGGCAGAGAAGAAAGGCAACAACTGCGTGGCGGGGGAGGATCAGGCTAGAAGTGAAAGTGacgtggaggaggaagaggaagacgacgatactgatgacgatgatgaagaCTACCAAATTGGCGAtgacgaggaggaagacgatgAGGACGATGATGAACTGGATGATGACtacgaggaggaagagttCGATGAGGAACTAAGACAAATCAACTTCAACTCATACAACAATTATTATTACGAGGCAGCCAACCCagaggagggagaaaataatttGCAGATGGATCACCAGAGGGGGAatgaaaatgaggaagtgACAACTGATAGGAAGAACGAGCTGATGTTTGAGCGGTACAATAAGTTGCTGGCAAATTACCGATCCAGGAAGGAGCAAATGAGGGAGGAGTATTCGAATGGAAACGTCATTCAAAAAGATGGGGAGGAAGTCGAAGAGGGGGCCTCCTGCTACAGCTGCAACAGTAACAACGATGAAGCGACCAAAGCAGGCACATGTGAACCAAGTGAAACCTTGAACAATAGAAATACTGATGAGGGCAACCCGAACAGTGAGTATTACCTGACGGGAGACACCTCCTACCTGAGGGAAGAAAGCGGCAACTTCATCTCCGATGTACTAAACCGAATAGACCAAATATACAACAAACAGTCTAGGtacacaaatttaaaaaatgtgaacaacaCCAACAACAGCATCTGCATAAATGACTTGAACTTAAACCTCATAAGTGATTACCTAAATGTAGACATATCcgtttttcacaaaaaaactACCGTCCTTCTGTTGGGCAATCCCCAGAGTGGAAAGAGCTCCTTCATTAATTGGTTCACCGAAAGTTACGTCCAGAACACCAATTCGATcgccaaaaaaaacgaaattacCTACGtagatataaaaaataaatttaagtTCAATTTTAAGAGGCTAAATAATGCCAACTACCAGTTTGGCCTTATCAACAGGCACAGAAATAGGGGTGGATCTTATGGCTCTTCCCACTACAGTAGGGAAAGACACCCTCCCCACATGAACAATGATCATATGGGTGACCCCAACGAGGAGGAACTCCCCCCTATTGGAAGTACAATACCCAACATGGATACGCACAACGAAAGCAAGAAAGTAATCCTGTCAGGAGAAAACTGCGATTATCTATTCATGCCATTTCAGAAACTACGAAAGAAGGCACACAATGTTAAGAAGtacatttttggaaaaatctGCTACCAGAATAATCTAACCAAATACATGAACAGAATCAATTCTGTATCTTTTTTAGATACCAGTGGGATCAATGATATATGTGATTTGGAGTACGATGAAATTATCATGAATCTGTCCAAATACGTAGAtgcaatttttctatttattgATTCTAATCAGTTTTCTATAAACAATAGGTTGCTTAGAATTATTAACTACCTGATGGATAATCAGTTGAACAAAGTTACCATTTGTCTCACCAGGATTGATCGGATTCAAAAGGTTAACCTGTATAGAGTGGTTTTCTATCTCACTCAGTATTTTCTAAGAAGCTTGAATTTGTTTAGGTACAGCTTTGCCAATCCAAGCGGGGTGGCTTCCCTGGCCGATGGGGAGCAAATCGAGCCCTACGTGAATCACCACAGCCAACTGGATTGGCGGAACCCGCTGAGCAAAAAAGCCCACATAATAAACGAGTTCTTCAATCGATCCATTCGGTCCTTCCAGAACGTCCTGCTCTTCCCCAAAATGATCACCAGAATGATTACCCGAAGAGCTACTCAACGGGGGAGTTTACGTGGCGACATGGACGATGTAGGGCAATTCtacggaaaggaaaaaagatgCTACAACCAAGGGGGACGCAGCTATGGTGGGGGAGACCACTACTTCGGTGAAGAGGAACCCTACCAGGAGGATCGCCAATTTTCCTACACGGACGACCAGAACAACTTCCCAATGCAACACAGAAAAGGCGAACGCGTGCAGGAGAAAACTACCGGCGAAGAAGAGACAGGaggaattttcaaaaaaattctgaCCAAAAGTTACAACTCCTTTAAGGATAAAATACTGAGCTCGGGAAATGCCTCCAAGGGGGGCATCGGTCGATTAAACTCGACGCTAAAGGGGGAGCAAGCTCCGATGGGCTACCCCTCTGAGGGGCACTGTCCTACCAAATACACCCCTCCGTCCAAGTCAAACGAAAGGAAGCTTAAAACACACCTGGACAAGctgttcgaaaaaaaaataaactacgGAGATTGCCTGAAAAACATGAGCATATTCTTTGTTGTCCTCATGTATGAAGTAGTAACAACCATCTACAGCATAATCCATACGAGTATAAGCAACTACATTAAGAGGACGAGTGGTGGTCGTGGAAGAGCCATTAACGTCGACAAGCTCCACCAACTAGATGAAgcaaacaaattaaaatacaATCATATGAACGACAGAGAAAACAACACGTATAAGGTACTCGAGTTTCTAACCATTTATCTTCCCGAAATTCCAAGCGACCTacttaaaagggaaaagtggaaatatGAAAAGGGGAGAGTCGAAGGAGCTAATAGAAAATACAAtcatgaaagaagaaacagattTAGCTGTAACATTCAATATGAGCATGATGAGCAGGAGGACCACATGGACAGTAGACATGCCAATTCAAGGTACCCCCAAAGGAGAAGCATACCAGAGGAGTATCTCCTTCTTGGGAATGGAAACAATGGGGTGAAAAGATACGGGGACTACGCCAAAGGGAATTACAACCGAGGAAGCTACATCCCCGGTGTGGACAATGACGTGTGCAGAGAATCCTTCCTGACGGAGAGCGACTACCATGCCACCGGGAGAAGCTCGGCCTACCGCCCCTCTGGCACACGCACAGGCATGCACAGCGGAATGCACAATGAAGACGTGAGGGAACTTAACATGATACACGAGCTCATATTCAAAATTGACGAAACGATCGACCTGAAGAGCAACCAAAGCATCTACATGCTGAAAAGAGACctggaaaaaatacaaagcaCCTGCTTAAAAAGACTTTCCGACAACGAACAAGTTGTGAAGCAAAACAGGTCCCTTCGAATTCAAAACATAAAgttttatttcttcaaatATATGGCCATCTTTTTTGGCTTTATCATTTCGCTACTTAGATACGATCTGCTAGTGTACTTCAATTTTATCAAGCCAGAATTGCTCTTCagcattttttcaaaatattttctcttcctctcgTCCTACAATAAAAATTCCCTCTTCATTGCCGTGAACGTTTTGTTGGTCGTTGCTTATTTAGGGCTATACGTCAGGTACAGTCGGCGTAATTACTTCAAGTCGCTTGGAAAAAGTGACCTGAACAAGCTCAAGATAATTATGCTCTTCACGCAAATCATCTTTGACGAGATTAACCAGCTGCACTTGAGGCTCATCGGCGGGCGCGAACGGGACGACCCAGTCCAACCCAACGCACCAAGCATGCCGAGTGAGTCAAATGGACCTAGCGACAGGGAAGACGGCGACTACGGCTGGTACGGCGGATACAGTAACTATCGACAGTCCCGTCATTCCCCCCATACCCGCAGGTGAGGGGAAAACGCGGGCTGAATTGATAATCCCCAACCTGACATGTGCCAACCTCACCACAGAAAAACCagcacggaaaaaaaaaaaaactttcagGGTGCCGCGAAATAGGCATGTAATGCGTAAATCTCCCAAGTGGAATTACCAATATTCAAATTaattacacacaaaaaaaaagcaaacgcAGCGAATGCCACAGAATGGGTGGGAAGTTTTTCTCAAATACCGATAAATGTAGTCACCCCTACAAGGAGTGACCAATATTGTGCAACGTTCATTGCGCAAATGGGAATTCCTTGTAggtcaaggaaaaaaaaaacatttaactacgaagaaaaaaagcttATCAgttccaaaaaaagggagaacgaaaaaatagacaaatatcccaaaacaaaaaaatgtaagtgtgaaaatgcgttttttttttttttttttttttttttttacttccctccATCCttacatgtgcaaaaaaggtCCCCCACGAATGCTACGCAAAGTTCCCAACTAACATGTGATAAAACAGCGAAACTGCGTTTCCGTCGCAGGTGATTTTTACGTCGTCAAATTGGAGGTCCTCCTGGGTGCAGTTCTGCAGGAAGAACTCCACGCTTTCtctgaaaaggggaaaataaataaaaaataaaataatgagaAGTACGCGCAATGGTGAACGCTGCAGTGGGAAAACCACGCTAAAAAGCTGACACAGAGGAACAATGCTAAATGGACATGACACCAACTTAATCACGTGATTTCAACACGTCCAGCGGGATAATCCCTAGAGGACGCTTCACCCTGCATACCTGAAGTGAACCTGCAACGCCTCACGCGGAAGGGAGTCTTCGCGCAAATCCTCCTCCGATTGTTCAGGCGAACACAAATATTGCTTAACCCTCATGAAGTAGGAAAACATGACGTAtttgcacacatgtgtgtggtGGACAAAAATCACCAGAAGGAGATAAATGGGAGACCGCACAGACAGGGCGTTTCTCTCCTTCGTCATCAAATACATGTTCAGGTAAATTCTGAAAAGCCTCAAAAATATGTCATAGGAAAAACGGGACTTAATAAGATATGGataaaaggacaaaatgaaATACTTTAAATAAATGTTCACCTCGTTAAATAGTGCTTCCACTTGGTGTTGTCGTTTGGCTTCTTCGTTGGGCTGTGCTTCTCGGCAGTCACAAATTGTACTCTGCTCTGTTTCAGCGTGCTGACCGTTCACCTTACGTTGCCGCCGCAACAGTCCCCCCAATTGGCGGCTGATGTGGCAAAGAGAGATGAGGAAGAGGTGCCTAATATCTGCACTGCCTTCGAAGGGCGTGCCCCAATTAAAATCCGCtggaattttaaaaagcaaaTTTTCTGCACATGCAACGGAGTTCACTCTTTCGTATATGTACTGAAAGGCCTCTACGCtgttaaacatttttaaacggtacttttgcaaaataaaaataccaAGACAAGTCCACTTTATCAAGAAAGCCTGCTTATACATGCTTAAATAATTTCCGCTCTGGATTAACCGCTTCTTTAACGTGTAGACTAATTTGCACAAATCTTCAtcactcttctttttttttttccatttttttaaattttttgggaaaaagaaatttctgaaatttttttttttttcgtaaaagtGCTCCTCTTCCGTTTTGTCCTTCGCAAAGCAGAGAAATGAGTGGCAATcaaaatatttgaaaaactgtaaaatccatattttcttcccttcatttgGTTCTGCCTCCTGCTTTCCGTGGCCCCCTTTGGGTTTTTTCATCCGGTTGTTAAGCGCCTCTTCGGCAGTCTTTTCGATATTCCTCCCCCTGCAGAAGCTTCCATAACCGTCCAAATGGTCCTCCACCTTATGATCGTCACTACTGTCCGACGAGCTAAACTTCTCTGATTCTTCCGCCGAGTCGTAGTTCCTCCAGTTGGGAGGCGAATCGTTCTCGGGTTGCTCCTCACCGTTGGGTGCACTTCTAAATGAAGACACCATTTCTACGTCTTTACCCTTCGATTTACCCAATTGGGACCATTCCATGGTATCCTCCCCGGTGTCCGTCTCCCCCTCGAGAAGGTCTACACATTCCACGTTGCTCATATCAATGATCACCTTCTTCAATGACAGCACGTGCAACAGAACATTAACAAAACAGTAGCTCCtaagaattaaaatttttacgctttttaaaaaaaaaatacaatcgCTTATATGGATAATGCTCTCTATAAAAACGTTAACATCGTAATTGGTCAGAATATTCTTCGCTTCTTCTTTCACACTGTTGACAAATGATTGGACTTGGCTTCGATTCCCCTCCTCTACAtggtactttttcttcctcatgtaaaattggaaaaagtcaaaattaaaaagggaagtgatTAACGAAATTAGCAAGTCGAATGCTTCGTAAATGCTCACATTCAGGAGTAGGCCTATC encodes the following:
- a CDS encoding D123 family yields the protein MITTHNGMHNDNGGMGLNGEVNEAAEAESIMDDCQCVTHPLGDDTVLLSSFLYEYLVDNFESIHLVLNSRKVKDSLLGHVKEKAQELKMRMENCTHGPQGDGGTILRGCDKTLQKIRQIHLDGLLLLSTDEADVEYNHNLVKVGIDLHLDRGIATVTSNECTLISRMWNYHLDGIITGGVNMGNTHPKEAQEKGPNGADTSKGVATQNQLKVVLRRSCINDSSTQEEDREIVNQLINTIMLHSISGETKLEEKKKKILFQNVHEWCYPPSSSTNDIQSRVHRINALLFDLFEPEFYNSTLKKSNSIEYKELYEQYHNVMIKSKHIKLNDLFVEYLLLDSVFLPSYVKRNTLRAVQEEDNEYSSFDSYSDASSDVSEEGTHSEAKSAHMGCDTVVEESTELGCHKNDLTHNYIPDDRCEKRKRKDLFKNEQFRSQLEEIQQAIEALNGSVFLRVNYKNLKKGSFVNNFSLEVNTLYDALLMLKSCTDVYKTLKQEQKNRDNYLILSKYINLNICFLFDVYVYSNSIVAVSQKCLNYYFDFLSKPDIIEEVVQTISVFFKKHIKDTFPQDHYILQLYIHTVKKTNKKKVLLINAKSWLFKNKHPLLTNNFFTNYLFTDGVDEHRGHPNSRGIYKIDASSFAVQPLTVHKSESGEVHMTTNITEPSSQHVTQEKEETDNQAGTAKEETQSDLYVCDGILYYCITKDEAIYKKNANLYPKDLNYVKEGEIDMDNLLETIKMQNGGALP
- a CDS encoding HesB family member, translated to MMFCGPCRCAYHLGKTNIPSKGVYGAHVKGEVVPNRLDHLVVRISRNKRSDPFEESFGGRQSPRPADSKAELGAKISTNRGAHFMASFGPNGESEKRGKEYLLNELNEFVSLDRRGEESGGTVKSSTQSEKNSNAGGHDEEVKLERLLKKRQGKKKDIVTITEKAKDEIKKLIKEYHSKEDKDTKNYVLKLFYIIKGCNGLTHSFNFVHRSELHANDELIFEDDCREKILLAIDSKCVLYVINTTLDYYRDDLTERFIFTNPNVTSVCPCGTSFHFNPGGSSS